A stretch of DNA from Coccidioides posadasii str. Silveira chromosome 1, complete sequence:
GTTGAGGTTGGGTTCCAAATCCACTAAAGCCGCTGGTGCCCGTGGTCGAAGTTCCGGTCCCAAGATTGCCAAACAGATTCGGCTTCTGTtcctgctgttgttgctgctgacCGCCAAATAAATTAGTTGATGTCGCTTGCTGTCCAGTCGTACCCCCGAACAGCGATGTGCCACCTTGTTGTCCGAGGCTTGTTCCAAACCCTGTAGTTCCGGTACCTGCAGGCGTTCCTCCAAATAGGGTTCCTCCGGCCGGCTGTTGCTGTTGCGTGGTGGTTCCGAACCCACTAAATGCTGGCTTATTTTGCTGGCTCTGTTGGGTTTGACCGAAGGCTGAAAAGCCACCGCTTCCAGCTTGCTGCTGACCAAACGGTGAGGACGTGGCTGTAGTGCCTCCAAACGGCGAAGCACTAGTGGTAGGTGCGGTTTGTCCGAATCCACCAAATCCAGTCCCAGTGGTGCCCGTGCCGAATCCCGTCTTTTGCTGATTGCCGAGGAGATTACCTGAACCAAAAGCCGTACCTGTAGTTGACCCAAATCCCCCGGTGCCAGTTGTGGTTGTGCCGAAACCGCTTGGCTGTGAGGTAGGGGTTTGACCGAACACTGAGCCAGCTGGCTTCGTAGCCCCAAACAATGGGTTTGTTGAAGTACCACTTCCAAAACCGCTTGTCGCTGTCTGTCCAAAAGTTGAAGGCGCGCTTGAGGCTGCACCAAAGGGATTAGTAGAAGCTTGAGTGCCAAACCCGCCAGCAGGCTGTTGGAAACCCCCGAAGGCAGTTGCTCCAAATGCTCCGGCCTGACCGCTAGCATTTCCGTATCTGCGTCCTTGGTCATAATCCGCAACGCGAAGTTCCTATCTCGGAGTTAGTGAGAATGTTcgaacagaaaaagaaattaaaTCCATGGTGATATACCTCGAAGGAATATTTCAAGTACGGCTGCATGCAACTAATGCTTTGGTAATGGCATGTCCCCGAAGAGTCTTTTTCTTCATATGCGCTGAACGGTGGATTTGCGGTTCCGCTTGCCGGGGGAATGGCGCCAGCCAAAGCTGTTCCGCTACCGAATGCACTCCCACCACCAAACCCGGTTCCGCCTGTAGTTCCTCCACCAAAGAGACTGCTACCCTGACTGCCGCTTCCAAAGCCAGATGTCTGATTGCTCCCAAACATACCACTACTCGCTGTACTTGGAGCGTTGCCGAACGAACTGCCTGATCCGAAGCCTGTATTACCGAACGTGCTTGTTCCCGATCCAAACATACCTCCAGTGGATGTCGGGGTGGACCCAAACCCTTTATTCTGACCTCCAAAAATGGGGTTTGTTTGTGCAGTAGCAGCGCCGAAACCTAATCGAGAAGAAACACCGTTAGCCTAGAAGAGTcacaaatataaataaatatGATGTTCTATGGCGCATTCGCATTGGTATCCCTGGAAGCTGGGAGCTTCCTGGGACAGGTGCTACATTCGCGCCAGAAGCCAGGAAAGTCCCTTGGTACGTCGCAAAAGGTAGTACTGAAGATAGCCATATTTGCCGCATACAATCATTTTTTCTCACGGCAAAAAAAAACGATAGGACAGTCTTCAGACAACAGAACTGGAGGTAAAAATCTTCGTCTGTCGCAGTAATGCAGGAGATTTGACAGTAAACACGTACCTCCTCCTGATCCAAAGCCGCTGGAAGCACCAAATGTATTTGCTGCGGAACCAAACGGTGACGAAGAGGATCCGGACCCGAAGCCTAGACGAATGGAACATTCGCATTAGACGGCTGCCTTCCTGGAATACTTGCTTCTGCCGACAGGCATCCGTCCCAGGATCTTCGTTTCTATCGCTTATTGCTGagattttatttttctttcttgaagacaACGAGATCCAGTTGAACCGTCGGAGAATAGGACCCAGAATATCGCCACACGACCAAACATCGCATGACATGAATGAAAAATAAGGAAACTAACAATGGAGAACCTACCTGAGCCTGATGCCCCAAAAGCTGATCCAGTTCCGAACCCACCGCTTTGTTGTTGCTGATTACCGGAGCCGAAGCCCCCAAAGCCAGAGCCAGCGCCGAAGCCTGACATGATGGCTGCTCAGGACTCGAAAGACGATCTATTCCAAAGTCCCTTCCAACTTTGATGTTGTTAAGCCATGAACGATGGCAAACGTCGCTATATGCAGGggcttcaaaaaaaaaaaataaaaagggaaaaaaagggaaagggaGTCGCGCTCTGCTGCGTTGTCGATCGGGCAACGAGAAGGGTCCTCGCACTCAGAAATCGCTATTGCGAAATTAAAATGAAGGCTAAAAGTAATATTTATAAAACAAGGTAGAAAGACGTCTTGAAAGACTGTTGAAAGGCGCTCAAAGATGAATGCTGGGATGTTTTCATCAGCGAAAAAGATGAACCGCCATCCAGCAGAGCAACGCGAAGTTGAAAGACAGCTAGCCAGATGTGGCAAGGCAGACGCCTCGCTTAAGTAACCAGTTCGGCTGCCTAGTAGGGTGCTGTCACCTCGTCGCGGTCAGGTGATATCTGGTCACGGGCAGGCCTGCTTACTAATAGCAAGTTTTCCCCTCGCCGACACGTAGTGAGCAAAGGGGCGGGTATTTCCCCGGGCAAGACTGGCATTTTGATAACTTCGAGCTCCTCCTCTGGCAGCCAACAGAGAGAGCGATAAACATCTAGTTAAATTTACAATTCAAGCACAACAGAAAAGACTGGTCGTTGATAGCATTCATAACCGACCCCAGATCATAACCTCGATCGGCTGATATAACATAAACCCATCCGTAAATCATACATATAAAACGCATTGGAACCGGCAGTCGTTATACTCCGGGAAGTAAAGTGACAACAAGACATACATAGTGGTATCAGCGCAAATCCTCGAGCAAAGCTCCGCTAAAACCGCCACATAAAACAGCTGATTCTATGTCACGAGGGGAGACCAAAGTCCAGGTAACAAAGCCTCCCAGAACCGCCGTTGCGCCCGTTACCTATATTCCTCTTTGGAAATTTAACCGGTTGTGCTGTTTGGTGGCGCGGTTGCTGagacagcagcagcggcggcggcggcagcTGCCATAGCTCTTTTCCATTCGTGGAAAGTGTCGATGATTTTATTCACGACGCTAGGATCCGAGAGCTGTTGCAGATGTCATTAGATGGGAAATTCCACACAACGGCAAAAACGCGTGACACGGGGTTGCTGCTCATACGTACCGTTGAAATGTCACCAAGACTGTCCTCCTCACCGCTCAGAATCTTTCGCAAGATGCGTCTCATGATCTTCCCGCTACGTGTTTTCGGAAGGTCATCGATCACAAACACAACCTTCGGGGCAGCAAATGGTCCAATCGATTTGCGGACTTGCATAATCAACTCCTTTCGGAGCTGTTCTCTATTGTCATTTCCACTCTTCAGGGCCACAAATGCATGCACGGCTTGTCCAGTTAGCGGATCAGGAACTCCAACAACCGCGGCTTCCGCAACACAGTCTACAAGGTGAGATCAGTCACATCCAACCTCTAATAATTGCCGTAAATAACTTACGGTGTTCGATAAGTGCTGCTTCGATCTCTGCAGTTGAAAGGCGGTGGCCAGAGACGTTCACAACGTCATCCACACGACCTCTAATCCAGTAATAGCCTTCATGATCACGTCCAGCACCATCACCAGTGAACTATAACTTTGTTAGCAAATCAAATCAAatcaaaaaaataaaaataaaaataaaaataaaaaaaaaaaaaaaataattccCTTACATAAAAGCCTTTATAAACATTGAGATAGGTGTCCATGTATCGTTTATGATCGCCCCATACAGTGCGAGCCATGCTTGGCCATGGCTTTCTGAAAGCAAGGATTCCCTCCACATCATTTCCCGGAATCTCTGCACCTGTAACTGGATCCAGAATGACAGGGTCAATACCAAAGAATGGAAGCGAAGCACTCCCTGGTTTAGTTGGAGTAATACCACCCAAGGGGGTGATAACATGGGAGCCGGTCTCGGTTTGCCAGTATGTCTGAATAGAGTTAGTATGATCTCTGAGGCCCATACAATGTGAAGGTCTGCAAAGACAATAAATCAAGGGGGCAAAACAGATCCTCAGCTTACATCAACAATATGGGCTTGTCTTTTCCCAACAACCTCATGGTACCACTTCCAAACCTCTGCAGCGATTGGTTCACCAACAGAGCCCAGAATACGTAAATCCTTCATTTCATGGTTTATGTGGTGGTCACCTGCACGTTTCAAAAGGCGCAAAGCCGTAGGTGCTACATAAAACTGGGTGACCTTGTGCTTCTCAATAACATCCCAGTATCGCGAGAAATTGGGATACGCTGGTGTGCTTTCAAACACCACAGTAGTGCACCCCAAAAGCAATGGAGCATAGACAACATAAGTATGTCCAGTAATCCATCCAACATCACCACCGCAAAAGAAACGGTCAGCTGGGTGAATATCAAAGACATATTTTCCAGTTGCAGCTGCTCCAACAAGGTAGCCAGCAGTTGTGTGCATAACACCCTTTGGTTTCCCGGTGGAGCCAGATGTGTAGAGAAGGAAAAGCGGGTCTTCAGAGTCCATTGACTCAGCAGGCAGATAATTTGGATATTTTTCAACCTCTTCATGCCACCACAGGTCACGGCCTTTGGTCCAAGGCACGTCGGCCCCAGTTCTCTTGAAAACAAGGCAACTGGTAACATCTGGGCATTGTTTTAAAGCTTCATCAACAATTTTCTTAGTCCCAATGACTTTTCCACCACGCTTTCCCTCATCGGTGGTGATAATGAATTTTGACCGGGCATCCAGGGTACGATCACGCAGGGAATCGGAAGAGAAACCCGCAAAGACCACAGAATGAATGGCGCCAATACGCGCACAGGCAAGAAGCGCGAAGATGGCCTCAGGGATCATAGGAAGATAAATCGCGACGGTATCGCCTCTCCTAACACCTTGGCTCTTCATCACCCAGGCCAGTCTGGAGACTTCCTTCAACAATTCTGCATAGGTAATACTGCGGCCGTGGCCAGGCTCATCGGCTTCATAGATGATTGCAACCTTGTTCGGGTCACGCATTGCATGGCGATCAACGCAGTTGAAGGACGCATTTAATCGACCACCGACAAACCAGGCATTATCCCCGCCTTCGAGGGTCCCAATGTGAGTCTTGTCGAAATCCTTTTCGAAAGTAATAAGATCGCGCGCCATGCGCGCCCAGAAGGTGTCAGGATCATTGATAGATTGTTGGTAGAGCTGGTAATATTCATTCATGCCACTCAGGTGTGGTTCATGGGGGTGGTTCTCATAGAATACTCCTGGAACGTCGAAGGTATCGACCTGGTGGGCCTCCACGACCTGCGTTCCACACAAAAGTCAGCCCTCATAGTCAAGTGTAGCAACTGTGAAACTATAAAGCAGGCCATAGCCGGGCCTAAGAATTAAAATGCAAAGATGCTATGAACAGGACCACAGGCTCTCATACCACTGGGGGTTTTGGTTCAGCAGGCGTCTCAGACATCTTAGAAGTTCAGATCAGCAACACTGAGGTGATGCGCTGAGGGAGAGGATCTGCACAATTTCTGTGACTAGCTGAATTCGGCCCAGGAAACAGAAGAGtttcacttttttttttccaatgGGAGGCGAGACAACCAAGTGCAATAAGAAAGATTCTTGTGTTAGGTTGTCAATGATGGCGAGGGTAGTTAGGGAGAGGCAAGAgaggagagggaaaaaaaaaaaaaaaaaaaaaaaaggaaaaaaagaaaaaagaagcacGACTTGAGAGGGAACAGGAAGGCGGAGGAGGCTCCGGCACATATATGTATATTATCCGAGAGATAAATAGCAGCAGCCCGGCATTTCTTCCACTTTCTTGAGAAGCCCCCGACTTAACTATTGACCCCGGGGGGTCTTGGGTCACCCACCAGCGGCGACGGGTTGATCAGACCAAACCCTGGTAACGAACTGCGCTTCTTGGATTGAATCTTCACCATGGCGTAATTACTCTCTGACAAACCTACACTTCCCATGGCTCCCACCGAAGCAAGCCAAGCACTGCGGCGTGTGGTCCATGTGCAAGGGGATTTCGGCGGGATGGTGTGCTGGTTTGGCTTTTCATCACCCCGCCATCCCCCAACTCTAAGTAGATGCCACGGTGCGGGGCATCCTATCGGCGTTTGGCCGTTCTCATAGCGCCAGGGCTCCGTTCCTCCGGTTGTACGGAGCCCATTTCACTCCCTTTGTTTCCCGGCACATTTTCCGCACTACTTTGATTTCTTCCTGCTGTGCTGTGGTGCTTTCGGCGACAAATCGGGTTCGACACTCGCAGACACGCACGCTGGGCCGAGTGAGAGGTTTGCCACCGAGCAAGCACCCTAGGCCCGGGGAGTTTATCCACGCAAAACGTTCTCAGACAGGTCACGATCAAGCCGCCTGCTATTCCCTTGTATACACATGTGTAACACCCATGCTTCCCGTACGACAGACTTTTACGAAACATCTAgcagcagcttctctgtGACACCTTTTCTGCCTTGGAGTACCCTGCCGAAATGTGTTTGTGCGCAGTGATCCTAGCCGTTTTATAGGTATGATGGCGGTCAAATGTCAACATTGGGTTCAATGTCGACCCGTCTTCTCAAAGGAAAATCGCAGAAAAAAGCACAATAAGAGCGAATGAGGCCTGCTTGTTACCCGGCTACGTACGTTAGTAAAATGAGGCAGGGTTATTACCGTCTCGACCAGTGTGGGCCGATCGGTGCAAGACCGTTGCTCTGCGTAGTAACAACAGGGAGCCCACAGCCGGCCCCCCTTCCCCCAGGCTGTGACGTCCCGAGACCTTTGATGCCCGTCCTGGGTTGTCCAGCGTGTGTTGCATTGGGCTCGCGTAGATGGAGATTAATGCACCGAGCCCCCTGCTTTCAGTTGCAGGTGCCCTCCAAGATTTTCATACAGCATTTTGGAAAGCAATGGACGTCGGCGGGATACCTTATCTTGACAGATTCACAGCTTAACTACCGGTTTC
This window harbors:
- the ACS1 gene encoding acetate--CoA ligase (EggNog:ENOG410PGXP~COG:I~BUSCO:2323at33183); this translates as MSETPAEPKPPVVVEAHQVDTFDVPGVFYENHPHEPHLSGMNEYYQLYQQSINDPDTFWARMARDLITFEKDFDKTHIGTLEGGDNAWFVGGRLNASFNCVDRHAMRDPNKVAIIYEADEPGHGRSITYAELLKEVSRLAWVMKSQGVRRGDTVAIYLPMIPEAIFALLACARIGAIHSVVFAGFSSDSLRDRTLDARSKFIITTDEGKRGGKVIGTKKIVDEALKQCPDVTSCLVFKRTGADVPWTKGRDLWWHEEVEKYPNYLPAESMDSEDPLFLLYTSGSTGKPKGVMHTTAGYLVGAAATGKYVFDIHPADRFFCGGDVGWITGHTYVVYAPLLLGCTTVVFESTPAYPNFSRYWDVIEKHKVTQFYVAPTALRLLKRAGDHHINHEMKDLRILGSVGEPIAAEVWKWYHEVVGKRQAHIVDTYWQTETGSHVITPLGGITPTKPGSASLPFFGIDPVILDPVTGAEIPGNDVEGILAFRKPWPSMARTVWGDHKRYMDTYLNVYKGFYFTGDGAGRDHEGYYWIRGRVDDVVNVSGHRLSTAEIEAALIEHHCVAEAAVVGVPDPLTGQAVHAFVALKSGNDNREQLRKELIMQVRKSIGPFAAPKVVFVIDDLPKTRSGKIMRRILRKILSGEEDSLGDISTLSDPSVVNKIIDTFHEWKRAMAAAAAAAAAVSATAPPNSTTG